The nucleotide window GCGTTGTACAAGTACctcaaatcaaaccgttcaaATTTATGCTCAGGTGAATCAAACCGTAAACTCTTGTAAGCGGTGGGTAAAATACCtcagctctgtggggtccacctcttgtttatataacatccactccgtccatcaggtgagccatCTTATGTTCACTGgccatcccaaaaatcatatatacgAACGGTTGATCAATGGCAGGGCCTACTAGATGAATGGTAGAGATCTCTTACACGTgcgtcttggtatcgatccctagtgggggtggctaacatggagtgtgtgtgtgtaccgacatgggtgtgtagtAACCAGCTAAGCCAAAAATAAAAAGTACTATCTAAGAAAGACATTATTTTCCTATTTTCATCAGGCCCATGGAATATGACAGCTGAACTAATATTCCGCCATAGCTGGACCATGGAATGAATGCATGCTTGATGGGAAAACCCTCACACTCCAACTGACGATGGCATGCAAATAGACAGTtgagaaagggaaatacatcacTGATCCACGTTCAACTGAAAAAAGCTAGAGAGTGGACGTTCGGATATCTTTTCCAACCGGCGAGATTTCTCCCAACGGTgtggatcaccgaaccatggggTCCACTTTTATTTATCGAGGCCCCGGTATGCTATCTCAAATGCTCCGCTCGATGTTTCACTTTCAAAAGAGTGCGGATTagccgattaggtgagaccccggcctcacctaagatggtgcggcccttaccgtgggataactgtggggcccaccttgatatgtatgttatgcatccatgccgtctatccgtttttcctgatcattttaggcattacctcaaaaatgaagcagatccaattatcaggtggaccataaaatAAGAAACAGAGGTCTATGaccatttaccattaaaaacttattagggcgcaccttaatgtttctgtagtgttatttaccatccaatcttttgataacacataggcctggatgaacgggaaaaacaaatatcaattaatccaaaacttttatggcccgttAATGGTCACTCATCACTGTTtctgatggtatggtccacctgataattggatctctttcatttttgaggtaatacctaaaataatctggaaaaatcggatggaccgcgtggatacaaaataaaaCCATCAAGGTCGGCCTCACGGTAACCTAgccgtaagggccgcaccgtcttggttGAGGTCGGGTCCTTTTCTCTAGCCGCCTTTTATCTTTCGCCCGCTGATGGGACCGAAGAAAATATCAACGGAAGCAAGGTTATTTTcgtgagtccggatcctctgttatcaggtcaacagagaatttctgataccctaattctgattggtccacgtcaccattcactaaaaaagtaaaaataatgaaaaacagcttcggacgccaaaccattagggtaacaggaattctctgttgacctgataacagaggatcccgactctatTTTCGTCGTTTCGAGACCGATACACGGCGAACGCGTCCCGTAGTCTACCATCTTCTCTGACCGTCCACTCGTTTCAAAGAACCCTTCCATCCTCCCTCTCTCTATAAAAACACCTCCagatctctatctctctctctccaaaacacCAGGAACTACAACAGCATCGTTTCTTCCCGGTCCTAATACAACACAATCACATACAACCACCCAAAAACACCCTCGCAAATCTCATCAAATAACTCACATGGCGACCAAGGGAATGAGGACTCTCTTCTTCCACCACCACTCAAAATCTCCTTCCTCTTCTATTCCCTCCTCTCCTTTGCATACTCGTCCCTCCTCTCCTCTCCATCTCTCCTTCTCCGAATCGATGATAGACGGAACCATTGCCACTGCCGAATCCATTATCTCCAAGTGGGACACAGAGTCATCTTCCTACTCTAAGATCACTTCTCTCTTCTACGAAAACCGCCATGAAGCGAGAGAATTCCTACAATCGGTGAGAGACGTCCAGCGATCCATGCATTTCTATGTGAACCATAACTCCAGATCTCAGAAGCTTGTCCATGCTCGAACTCTCATGCAGACTGCAATGAAGCTGCTCGAGAAGGAATTCTATCAGATCCTGGTCATTAATCGCGATCAGCTGGATCCAGAGTCTGTGTCCGGTCGCAGTTCGACTGGGAAGAGATCGAACCTCTCAGATTATGAAGAAGATATGGGGTCCGAGGATGAGATCCAGATTGCCGGGAAGTCAATCCAGGAGGTCGAACGGGTGGCATCGATCGCCATGGAAGATCTCCAAGCCATTGCCCAGTGCATGATCTCATCTGGGTATGGCATGGAATGCGCGAAGATATACAAAATCATGAGAAAATCGATCGTGGATGAAGGAATCTATCGGCTCGGATTCCAACAGATGAGTTCCAATCATATACTGAAGATGGACTGGGAGGTCTTAGAACACAAGATAAAGAACTGGGTGAACGTGTCAAAGATTGCTGTTAAAACACTCTTCTACGGCGAACGGATCCTATGTTATTACGTCTTCACAAACTCAAACACGATCAAAGAATCCTGCTTCTCTGAGATCGCCAAGGATGCTGCGACCCACCTCTTTGCATTCCCGGAAACCGTCGCAAAATGCAAGAAATCACCTGAGAAGATGTTCCGATTCTTGGACCTCTATGACGCAATCTCCGAGCTCTGGCCCTATGTAGATTCGATCTTCTCCTATGAATTGACATCCACCATCAAAACAAAGGCCATCAATTCTCTCATCGAACTCAGTGACGGAGTCCGATCCATGCTGGCTGAATTCGAATCATCAATGCAGAAGGATTCATCACGATCACCCATCTCAGGCGGTGGGCTTCACCCACTCACCCGTTACGTAATGAACTATTTATGTTTCCTCGGTGACTACAAAGAAGCCCTTGCAAATATCTTAGCTGACTATCCATTGCAAGTGCAGCATCCAATGCCTGAGGCAATGCTCCAAAATTCACTCACAGCAGAGAATCCACTGTCGTCGATCTCGAGCAGACTCGAATGGCTGATCTTGGTCCTTCTTCGCAAGCTGGACGGAAAAGCCGAGCTATACAAAGACGTTGGATTGTTGTATCTCTTCCTCGCTAACAATCTACAATACGTTGTATCAAAAGTACGAGGCTGTGATCTACGGTACATACTCGGCGCTGACTGGATTTCCAAGCATGAGTCGAAAGTCCGGCAGTATGTGGCGAATTACGAGCGGATGGCATGGAGCAAGGTGGCTTCCGCATTGCCACAGAATCCGACTTACGAAATGGAACCCCAGAAAGTGAAAGAGCGTTTTCGGGAGTTCAATTCGGCTTTCGAAGCCGCATATCGGAGCCAATCTGGGTGGGTTGTGCCGGATGGAAAATTAAGGGACGAGATTAAAGTTTCGGTGGCCAAGAAGATCGTGCCAGTGTATCGGGCATTTTATGAAAAGTATCGGGTTCTTTTGAGAGGCGAGAGTGGCAAATTTGTGAGATTTGCACCAGAAGATTTAGAGAATTATTTATCGGATTTGTTCCATGGGAACAGAATTTCAGGTTCCGGGTCTGGATCTGTTTCATCTTTACACCCGCAGGGATCGATGTGAAGGGTATCTTatactcgtttttttttttttttttaatatatttatttacatttttgtacGTAATCTTATTGTATGATTATACGGAAGGTTGGCCAGTTTTTGTGGCGTGAGTTACCTCTTCAATATATCCTGATGAGTATATGATCGccaactattttctttttttcaccGTTCCTTCCTGGTACACATAAAACTTAGTTAAATaggttaaatttttaattttctgaattataaataaaataaatcacttGTGCTTTGGTTTAGGTTCTCTTGGTTAAGGAAAAGGTTGGAAGATCGCCTTACGTTGTTATGGGTGAGGTTGAAGGTTGATTTCGGCATTTGAGAGATCTCTCGTAGAAAAATTTCAAGGATAGAAAGGAGATcgactttaaaaataaaaataaaaataaaaaaatgtattttGGGCCTGATTCATGCAGTAAGAGATGATAGAAATTCAGATCTAAGCGAAGTATCTTACTAATCTGAACATATCATAGGATCACTAAGGCCAAAATTGAAACTGTGAGCCTATGGTATAATGAGATTACCACGGCTGAGCTTGTGGAAGCTTAGCGGGgctaaggaatgaaggctatTTCCTGGAGGGGGTAATTAGGACCTATTTAAATTTATGCCTTTTAAAATCATAATTGCCTAAATTAAACTAATTTCCAATTAaactaaggcaatataactctaaggcttccaagccaatagatggcccaatcacatagactataaatgatttacaaataaGCAACTAGTATATATCAAGataatgtatgtgtgtgtgggatgtgataaCTATTAACACTAAATactcatctaatcatgcatacataattaagcattcaaacatataagcataattaaacaagtatgcatatgacaatcccaaacacaatcatatatagtggtttggctaatTACCTATTCTACTCTCAGtaaacgcactcaacccatgagaataccggattttactatcagaggttttaaaaaTCAGGTTCAACTCAAACCTTTATAACCCTACACAAGGAGTCTAAAATTTAGGCTCTACTCCCGAGCTAACGTCCTACAGAAGAACCCGAAAATTTAGGACCTATGCAAGAGTCAAGTTCCTACACAAGAACGtaggatttaggccctacacaaaggccaaggtcctacacaagaatatagctcgggtttgggtttacaaactcttacccttaaTCCAATACAATGAAAGATAATAAACTAGTactcttacaattgacaacttacttttcAGATTTAGCCCCTTTTGTAGCACCTTCTTGGGTAGCTTAATCATCGTTTTCTCGTGCTTTAATCAACTCCCTGGTGCTCCCCCAATCATGATACTGATGCTTTGCCAAGGCCTCAACTCCAAGATCAACCGCCTTTCATACGATGCTTCTCTGAGGTgtccaaggtgatgggaggttggttggatctcctacaactagtgaaagttatttttcctagggattcacctagatgggtctcaTAAATGATTTGGACAATGGTTTTCCAAGATAGTTTACGTCCAATCTTTAAAAAATGGAAGAGTAcatgtgtaacatcctgaattttcacggtcAGAATTTATTCTCGTGCCtaagaaaactgggtgttaattaataaatgaatgaattagatgctttaaaaatcgcatcatattttttcttatttaagtcACATCcatatacattcatgaaggtaaccatttacAAGAATATAatcgactatatttattatttcattagagtaaaaaaaattcaacaaattatcaaatggtcTCTCAATGAGAGCGTATTACATTATTGAGTGTGcagtgaaaatataaaactatcttcttattctttcagtataatcttccatagagaGATGGTTATCTAGATTTTCAACTTGTGCATcatctgcatcatctgtacgattGGAGAGGGTGAATGCCCcactcatagtaatggttatcctttaagattaacaagaattcaagagattcataaaagtaatgtgaGGGTTCTAATACGtttcgtactccaccactacgagagctatcagtatgcacaaccaatatatatgaatgcatgcctaacaaagtgtgtgcagctcatcatacgtagtaatCATTATCACAATATAGTTCAAAATATCCAACTCGCCCCGTATTCTCACACTATGAAGATTTGCCGGTATATCCAACATTAACGTatatttatgcgaacatctcaaggtgagACAACAATACAATTAGGGGATTTATGTAACATAATatattcatggagcgactatttgtgacatctaatcccaagaagtgatgtaacacacatgttgcactaccaaaaaaagaggcaaggatacagaccacgttagttttttgctatgaatataaaccttagctatatTTACTACAgacttaatctgtagctaaaagttaattatctgtagctaaaacctacCTCTCACCATAACCTTATTAgatattgatggtgcttaaggggctccatggggcccattggaatatatatgTGATCTAAACCTCCCATCAATTCCAATATATAATTTCAGtagatgagccaaaaaattatgtagattaaaggtctaagtagaccacaccataagaaataaaataaataaatttttatcgTTAACATGTTATGTAGTCCGCTTACAGctttgatctgactcattttttggatcaacccttaaaatgatattttaaaatgaatggacggagtagataaatacggtgggccccacaagacctaCAACAAAGCACTTAAAAGTGTCGTTCGTCACCCTGCCCACGCGCGACCCAAATCCCTTAAATCTCCCTCACGTGCCCGCCCctctcccaaaacctaaaccttctctctctcacgcCCGCGTCCGtgcctctcccaaaacccaaaccctatcTCTTGCACGCCCGCccctctgtttcccaacctctctctctctctctctctctctctctctctctcgttagggttttcaaaacccccttttaCTGCAAATTCATCGTTGATCTGTGATCGCACCATGTGTTAGGGTTTTCGAAACCCCTTTCATCCTACCCTCATCACCGCCTTGGCTCCTCCACCAACCGCAACCGCTGTGACCACAAACTTCGTCCGCAGCCACCATCTTTGCTCCACCAGCGCCACCACCTCCACCGATCGACGACAACATTTGCCCCATCGAGAGTTCGATTCGGAGTTTCAGCTAGTTTTTCTTATTTCGAATCAAGGGTTTTCTGTTTTAGaatatcttttctttttcccttttcatattgtataatttttttgaatttgatCTATTTTTGCCCATTCGATTCGATGGGGAAGGTGATTTTTTGATGAAGTTAAAAATTTCTGTGTGGTTGTTATACATGATGGGGAATCTAGCCTGTGCAGAGTGCACATGCTAGTTATCCTATTCCCCCAGTGGGCCCCGCTGCGAAGCTGCAGCCGTGGGATACTCCTACTGATCCATAATGGGAGGGTGTAAGAGAATGTTGTCAATTGAGGACATTGGAAGGGAAAACGCTCAACTCATTGGATAGCTAGGATTAACCAATAGGGGGATTTTCCGGACTATGGCCCATGTGCAGCGGGGCCTGCTAGATGAAAAGTCTAGAGACTGCCAAAATGTTGTGCCACATGCATGATTTGTTTGTATGTGACCCATGATAATTAACCCATACACCATGCACAGGTTAGGAAACCGATTTTATACTATATGTGTTCTGAATTTAGCTTATTTTTAGATTATTGATGGACCAGTGGCTTgttgttttttctttccttccgCTGCTCCTTGTGATTGGTGTTTTTAGTTGAATTTTGTTAGGCGGTTTTGAACtatctatttcttttttcttttactttaaaaaaaaattaatttcagCTGAGATCATGATGACAAGTGGGTTAGtgatttaattttattacttGAATGCATGATTCGTGCTTTTAGTTAAATTTTTGTCTTTGAAAGTGGGAGCTGTATTCAGTTTCCTTCATGCTTGAAAATATTTGATTGCCCATGGTTGCTTCCCATTTTGCCCTTTTTTTAAACTATATGATTAGTGTGTTTACTAGGGTTTTGTTATTGCTAGTTATGAACCATACCATTTGGTTTTTGAGTTatctctctcttaaaaaaaaatctagtgTTTGTGGTCACAGGGGCTGCGGCTGTTTTAATTGCATTCATGTTGTTTTAAGAGTAGTGTTGCTTGTTTACATATTTAAAACATGAATATAAGTACCTTTTCACTTGTGTTTTCTTATTAGCTGCATAAGCAGGCAATATAAGTACCTTTTCTGGAAAGAAAATTTGGATATATGATAATCATATGACTCAAGAAAATGGTTGgtaataaaatttctattttcttgatatTCTTTTGTTTTCATGTGTAGATGAAGGAATGGGTATTGTATGTTGGAACAAAAGGTTGCTTATAATAGGTATCTCTAGAGCTGTTCCATGCATTTCCATTTCATCTTTTTTTCCTTCTGTCATTTTAA belongs to Magnolia sinica isolate HGM2019 chromosome 8, MsV1, whole genome shotgun sequence and includes:
- the LOC131254157 gene encoding exocyst complex component EXO70H1-like → MATKGMRTLFFHHHSKSPSSSIPSSPLHTRPSSPLHLSFSESMIDGTIATAESIISKWDTESSSYSKITSLFYENRHEAREFLQSVRDVQRSMHFYVNHNSRSQKLVHARTLMQTAMKLLEKEFYQILVINRDQLDPESVSGRSSTGKRSNLSDYEEDMGSEDEIQIAGKSIQEVERVASIAMEDLQAIAQCMISSGYGMECAKIYKIMRKSIVDEGIYRLGFQQMSSNHILKMDWEVLEHKIKNWVNVSKIAVKTLFYGERILCYYVFTNSNTIKESCFSEIAKDAATHLFAFPETVAKCKKSPEKMFRFLDLYDAISELWPYVDSIFSYELTSTIKTKAINSLIELSDGVRSMLAEFESSMQKDSSRSPISGGGLHPLTRYVMNYLCFLGDYKEALANILADYPLQVQHPMPEAMLQNSLTAENPLSSISSRLEWLILVLLRKLDGKAELYKDVGLLYLFLANNLQYVVSKVRGCDLRYILGADWISKHESKVRQYVANYERMAWSKVASALPQNPTYEMEPQKVKERFREFNSAFEAAYRSQSGWVVPDGKLRDEIKVSVAKKIVPVYRAFYEKYRVLLRGESGKFVRFAPEDLENYLSDLFHGNRISGSGSGSVSSLHPQGSM